The following coding sequences lie in one Pectobacterium sp. A5351 genomic window:
- a CDS encoding diguanylate cyclase domain-containing protein, translated as MRLRRSLTIKQMTAVSAVALVTISLFIVIQLFHFVHQRREDYARQLESIAYSVRQPLTDAVLQGEVQRAGNILDSLLPVAFLSRADVLLPDDFQTLHANFPKERPVPDWIARVFRLPIRISIPLYSPPQTQYSAPLAHLVLQADSYRMYQFIVSTFSTMLATYLLLALIMSIAITWCINRLLIHPLRGIIVELQNIPPDAMLHSPLTLPPWHQDDELGALVRSYNRNQQLLEQSLAAGTEGVGLPDKAHFMRRLEQRLADATPFSLLVFGLDVSAGKQGDMTTLATQLSAVIEEQHEAGTTCLARLDCDEFALIGKTLESAGQAQDWAQNVMLAINAPFLPTDSQPVRAVSVGILTITEPRPEAAALLLSQARFAMQLARRDKKYGIHCLTASS; from the coding sequence TTGCGGCTCAGACGTTCATTAACGATTAAACAGATGACAGCCGTGTCTGCCGTGGCACTGGTGACGATTAGCCTGTTTATCGTCATACAGCTCTTTCACTTTGTTCATCAACGCCGTGAAGACTATGCCAGACAGCTGGAGAGTATCGCGTATTCCGTGCGTCAGCCGCTGACGGATGCGGTGCTGCAAGGGGAAGTGCAGCGGGCAGGCAATATTCTGGACAGTTTATTACCGGTTGCCTTTCTGAGCCGGGCAGATGTGTTGCTGCCGGATGATTTCCAAACGCTGCACGCGAATTTCCCGAAAGAACGCCCGGTGCCAGACTGGATCGCGCGGGTATTCAGGCTGCCGATCCGCATTTCGATTCCGCTTTATTCCCCGCCGCAGACGCAGTATTCGGCACCGCTGGCGCATCTGGTCTTGCAGGCGGATTCCTATCGGATGTATCAATTTATCGTCAGCACCTTTTCAACCATGCTGGCGACGTATCTGCTGCTGGCGTTGATTATGTCAATCGCCATTACCTGGTGCATTAATCGCCTGCTGATACACCCGCTGCGCGGGATTATTGTCGAGCTACAAAATATCCCGCCGGATGCCATGTTGCATAGCCCGCTTACGTTGCCGCCCTGGCATCAGGATGATGAGCTGGGTGCGCTGGTGCGCAGCTACAACCGTAATCAACAGTTGCTGGAGCAGTCTCTTGCTGCCGGAACGGAAGGGGTGGGGCTGCCGGATAAAGCGCATTTTATGCGACGCCTCGAACAACGCCTGGCCGATGCGACACCGTTCAGTCTGCTGGTTTTTGGGCTTGATGTCTCAGCCGGTAAGCAGGGCGATATGACCACGCTGGCTACGCAGCTTAGTGCGGTGATTGAAGAACAGCATGAGGCAGGGACAACCTGTTTGGCGCGTCTCGATTGCGATGAGTTTGCTCTCATCGGGAAAACGCTGGAATCCGCTGGACAAGCGCAGGATTGGGCGCAAAACGTCATGCTGGCGATCAACGCGCCTTTTTTACCCACGGACTCCCAGCCTGTACGGGCTGTCAGCGTCGGTATCCTCACCATTACCGAGCCTCGCCCAGAGGCGGCGGCACTGCTGTTGTCTCAGGCGCGTTTTGCCATGCAGCTAGCGCGGCGCGATAAGAAATACGGCATTCATTGCCTAACCGCGTCTTCCTGA
- a CDS encoding dicarboxylate/amino acid:cation symporter — translation MKTSIFKSLYFQVLAAITIGILLGHFYPQLGEQMKPLGDGFVKLIKMIIAPVIFCTVVTGIAGMESMKSVGRTGAVALLYFEIVSTIALIIGLVVVNIVQPGAGMNIDPSTLDASAVAVYTQQASQQGLIPFLMDVIPASVVGAFASGNILQVLLFAVMFGFALHRLGPKGKVIFDVIDSFSKVIFGVINMIMKLAPLGAFGAMAFTIGKYGVGTLVQLGQLIACFYITCILFVFLVLGSIAKATGFSIFKFIRYIREELLIVLGTSSSESVLPRMLEKMEKVGCKKSVVGLVIPTGYSFNLDGTSIYLTMAAVFIAQATNSHMDIWHQITLLVVLLLSSKGAAGVTGSGFIVLAATLSAVGHLPVAGLALILGIDRFMSEARALTNLIGNGVATIVVAKYCRELDEKKLDAELSGTNKSDNAATPTAQS, via the coding sequence ATGAAAACATCAATTTTTAAAAGTCTTTATTTTCAAGTTCTTGCCGCCATTACGATAGGGATACTGTTGGGGCATTTCTACCCCCAGCTTGGCGAGCAAATGAAGCCTCTGGGCGATGGGTTTGTTAAATTAATTAAAATGATTATTGCACCGGTTATCTTCTGTACGGTCGTTACCGGTATCGCAGGCATGGAAAGTATGAAGTCGGTTGGTCGTACTGGTGCGGTCGCCCTGCTGTATTTTGAAATTGTGAGTACGATTGCACTGATTATTGGCCTGGTCGTGGTCAACATCGTGCAGCCTGGCGCGGGCATGAACATCGATCCAAGTACGCTTGATGCGTCTGCGGTGGCGGTTTATACCCAACAGGCTTCACAGCAGGGTCTGATTCCATTCCTGATGGACGTGATTCCGGCGAGTGTGGTTGGTGCGTTTGCCAGTGGCAATATCTTGCAGGTTCTGCTGTTTGCGGTGATGTTCGGCTTTGCGCTGCACCGTTTAGGGCCAAAAGGCAAGGTGATTTTTGATGTGATCGACAGCTTTTCCAAGGTCATTTTCGGCGTCATTAATATGATCATGAAATTGGCTCCGCTGGGGGCATTCGGTGCAATGGCTTTCACCATCGGTAAATATGGTGTCGGTACGCTGGTGCAACTGGGGCAGTTGATCGCTTGCTTCTACATCACCTGTATTCTGTTCGTGTTTCTGGTTCTGGGCAGTATTGCCAAAGCGACGGGCTTCAGCATCTTCAAATTCATTCGCTACATCCGTGAAGAACTGCTGATTGTTCTGGGTACGTCCTCTTCTGAATCTGTGCTGCCACGTATGCTGGAGAAGATGGAGAAGGTCGGTTGTAAAAAATCTGTCGTCGGCCTGGTCATTCCTACCGGTTACTCGTTCAACCTTGACGGTACTTCCATCTACCTGACGATGGCGGCGGTATTTATCGCTCAGGCGACCAACAGCCACATGGATATCTGGCATCAGATTACCCTGCTAGTGGTGCTGCTGCTGTCTTCTAAAGGCGCAGCGGGCGTGACGGGAAGTGGATTCATCGTGCTGGCGGCAACGCTGTCTGCTGTGGGTCACCTGCCTGTTGCTGGTCTGGCGCTGATTCTGGGTATTGACCGTTTCATGTCAGAAGCCCGTGCGTTGACCAACCTGATTGGTAACGGTGTTGCGACCATCGTGGTAGCGAAATACTGCCGCGAGTTGGATGAGAAGAAACTGGATGCTGAGCTGTCCGGTACCAATAAAAGCGATAACGCGGCCACGCCGACGGCACAGTCGTAA
- a CDS encoding M16 family metallopeptidase: MQGTKKALFVGGLLLAVVSSSVQAEALQPDPAWQQGKLDNGFTWQLLTTPQRPGDRVELRLVVNAGSLLENAQQVGFAHFLPRLALAPGDKLSAAQRPSMWMRDANGSRVLPPAIISYDFTSYNLSLPNNRPELLKEALTWLAESAGQMTFDEKSLQAALKVPDQVATFPINPQDPSWRYRLKGSPLLAHDPAQDVKPPLNGEQLQQFYKTWYTPDAMTLYIVGHVDNRSVIEQIGKVFAPLEGKREAPAPLPTLSPLPTQAISLMNNNAQQDTVSLMWDAPWHPIRESQALVRYWLGDMTREAMFWHLQQVLEKSPLKGNNLRFDCNVFYTRSQCAINMDVPNSEGVEPGVTFIARELATLREKGLTQQEFDALIARKTDELNKLFATYARTSTDILMDQRLRSQQNGVVDIAPEQYQKLRQTYLSSLTLDMLNQELHQQLVQDTTLMLIQQPGEPEANMKALQEAYDRIMTPVTEPAASTAAASQAEKSPAAQSQ; this comes from the coding sequence ATGCAGGGCACCAAAAAGGCGCTTTTCGTTGGTGGTTTGTTGCTGGCCGTGGTCAGCAGCAGCGTGCAGGCTGAAGCACTACAGCCCGATCCTGCCTGGCAGCAGGGTAAGCTTGATAATGGTTTTACCTGGCAGTTATTAACCACACCACAGCGCCCCGGCGATCGGGTTGAGCTGCGTCTGGTGGTGAATGCCGGGTCGCTGCTGGAAAACGCCCAGCAGGTAGGTTTTGCCCATTTTCTTCCTCGTCTGGCCTTGGCGCCCGGCGATAAATTATCCGCAGCCCAGCGACCTTCCATGTGGATGCGCGATGCTAACGGTTCCCGCGTCCTGCCTCCGGCAATTATCTCGTACGATTTCACGTCGTATAATCTGAGCTTGCCGAACAATCGCCCCGAATTGCTGAAAGAAGCGCTGACGTGGCTGGCGGAAAGCGCAGGGCAGATGACGTTTGACGAAAAAAGCCTACAGGCCGCGTTGAAGGTGCCCGATCAAGTCGCAACCTTTCCGATTAACCCACAGGATCCGAGCTGGCGCTATCGTCTGAAAGGCTCGCCCCTGCTGGCGCACGATCCTGCTCAGGACGTCAAGCCGCCGCTAAATGGTGAACAACTCCAACAGTTTTATAAAACCTGGTATACGCCAGATGCGATGACGCTCTACATCGTCGGTCATGTGGATAACCGCAGCGTGATCGAGCAGATCGGGAAAGTCTTCGCCCCGCTGGAAGGGAAACGCGAAGCCCCCGCGCCGTTACCGACATTAAGCCCGCTGCCGACGCAGGCGATCAGCCTGATGAATAACAACGCCCAGCAGGATACGGTGTCGCTAATGTGGGATGCCCCGTGGCACCCAATTCGTGAATCACAGGCGCTGGTTCGCTACTGGCTGGGTGATATGACGCGGGAAGCGATGTTCTGGCACTTACAGCAGGTGCTGGAGAAGAGCCCGCTGAAGGGCAACAACCTCCGCTTCGACTGCAATGTGTTTTATACCCGTTCTCAGTGCGCGATTAATATGGATGTGCCGAATAGCGAAGGCGTTGAGCCGGGCGTGACGTTTATCGCGCGTGAGCTGGCGACGCTGCGTGAAAAAGGGCTGACACAGCAAGAGTTTGATGCGCTAATCGCGCGCAAGACGGACGAACTGAATAAACTGTTTGCCACTTATGCGCGTACCAGCACGGACATCCTGATGGATCAGCGCCTGCGCTCTCAGCAAAACGGTGTCGTAGATATTGCTCCCGAGCAGTATCAGAAACTGCGCCAGACCTATCTGTCCTCGCTGACGCTCGATATGCTGAATCAGGAACTGCACCAGCAACTGGTGCAGGATACGACACTGATGCTGATCCAACAGCCCGGTGAACCGGAAGCAAATATGAAGGCGTTGCAGGAAGCCTACGACCGGATTATGACGCCAGTGACTGAGCCTGCTGCCAGCACCGCAGCAGCGTCTCAAGCTGAAAAATCGCCTGCCGCGCAGTCGCAGTAG
- a CDS encoding sugar kinase: MTTTNIAVIGECMIELSQKGTDLNRGFGGDTLNTAVYIARQVNSEKLGVHYVTALGTDSFSTEMVAAWQKEGVKTDLIQRLDNKLPGLYFIETDASGERTFYYWRNDAAARYWLDSPEAEKIGQSLAHFDYLYLSGISLAILNAESRQRLLALLRACRANGGKVIFDNNYRPRLWQSKEETQQAYTDILSCTDIAFLTLDDEDMLWGTKPLEAVLERTHNLGVSEVVIKRGADSCIVSERGQALVDIPAIKLPKEKVVDTTAAGDSFSAGYLSVRLNGGSTQEAAQRGHLTASTVIQYRGAIIPLEAMPA; encoded by the coding sequence ATGACAACTACTAACATTGCCGTAATCGGCGAATGCATGATCGAACTGTCGCAGAAGGGCACGGATCTTAATCGTGGGTTTGGCGGCGATACACTGAACACCGCCGTTTACATTGCCCGTCAGGTAAACTCCGAGAAACTGGGCGTGCATTACGTGACTGCACTCGGCACAGATAGCTTCAGTACCGAGATGGTTGCCGCCTGGCAAAAAGAAGGGGTGAAAACCGACCTGATTCAGCGACTGGACAACAAACTGCCCGGTCTATACTTCATTGAAACTGACGCGAGCGGCGAGCGTACGTTCTACTATTGGCGCAATGACGCCGCAGCCCGCTACTGGCTGGACAGCCCGGAAGCAGAAAAAATCGGTCAGTCACTGGCACACTTTGACTATCTCTACCTGAGCGGCATCAGTCTGGCGATTCTGAACGCCGAAAGCCGTCAGCGTCTCCTCGCCCTGCTGCGCGCCTGCCGCGCCAACGGCGGTAAAGTGATTTTTGATAACAACTACCGTCCACGTCTGTGGCAGAGCAAGGAAGAGACGCAACAGGCCTACACCGACATCCTGTCCTGTACCGATATTGCCTTCCTGACGTTGGATGACGAAGACATGCTGTGGGGCACGAAGCCGCTGGAAGCCGTGCTGGAGCGGACGCACAATCTGGGTGTTAGCGAAGTGGTAATTAAACGCGGCGCGGACTCCTGCATCGTATCAGAACGTGGACAAGCGTTGGTTGATATCCCGGCGATCAAACTGCCAAAAGAGAAAGTGGTCGATACCACCGCAGCGGGCGACTCTTTCAGCGCAGGCTACCTGTCAGTGCGCCTGAATGGCGGCAGCACGCAGGAAGCGGCACAGCGCGGCCACCTGACAGCCAGCACGGTCATTCAATACCGTGGCGCGATTATCCCGCTTGAGGCAATGCCTGCATAA